GCTTACTCAAACCCGCAGCCCCTAGATTACGCCAGGCGCAGGCCAGTGCCGTAGGATCGGTGTCACAGCCAATTGCCTGTGCTGCCGTTGTGATGAGTAAGCGCTCGATCAGTAGCGTCCCCGAACCGCATCCGACATTCAGCACTCGATCTCCGGCATGTGGCTTACTCAGCACTGCCATTGCGTGTGCAACCGGCCCATTCAGCGCCCCTTCGCGATTACACACCCGCCACGAGCGCGTCGCTAAAGGGCGTGGCGTGAGACGGACCAGCACATCCCAACCACTCCGATCCCGGCTCGGCCGTAATCGGATCAGCATGTCGCCGTCTTCCGTGCCAATCGCCAGACCAAGCCGTTCGCCGATCATCTGCTTAAATCGTTGCAGAACACTGCTATCGGCGCCAGCCGCGCTGAGAAAGAGGGTCTGAAATGTCCCTGCCGGATGCAGGCGACGCACCATCTCAAGCATCGCGACCACCGCCCGAAAATGCTCATCACCGAGTAGTGCCCGCGGACGGGGTATTGCAAACCGACGAACAACGAAGACTGATATGACAGATCGCAGATCGAACAGTGCCTGCAACGAACCATGCATCGTCGCTCTAATGACACCACGTTCGGTCAGCGGTTCAAGACGTAAGCCGGTTATGCGCAGTGCTTCCGCACGCGCCAGTTCTTCCAGCCCGGCCGGTACGACGATTTCAATCTGGTGCGACATTGTTATACTATATACTCATCCGTACCTGCCCTTACCAGATGGGCAGGGTAGACAATGCGCATCATCATAGCAGATAATCCTGTTACACGTGACAATTATGGCCTGTATGATGGAAGTATCGTGAATGCCTATGGACATCGGAATAACGATTTGGCCACCTATGCCGGCTCAACCACAGGCACTGCCTGCGAGCTGGTCAAGCTACGATCATGGCGCATTGCGTGAATTCTTACAGCGTGCGCACGACGTTGGGTTACGGCAGGTTCGCTTCGACTTGCGCTGGGCCGAGGTACAGCCAGGAACGCAGCGCATCTCGGTTGCAGCCCTCAATGGCTTCCAACGCGGGCTTGATCTGGCACAGGCGAATCATATACAGGTTGTCGTCTCACTCATGAGCGCCACTCTGGGGCCGACCCTGCATTTACCCGATTGGGCATTGGGGATACCGACACAGGCCCTCTCAACGCAGGCGGTAAGTGCTTTGTTGAGCGCTCCCACCCTCACGATCCTTGATAATTCCTTTTACCGTCAGGAACCGGTGCGCGATCTCTACACCGATCCAGACATGCGGGCTGCCCAGCGCTACTTGTTGCGCGAGGTGATCGGCAATTTTGCCGACCATCCGGCGATCAGTGGTTGGCTGCTGGCTGCCGGTTTCGAGCGTGTACGTCCACCGACCGACCATCGCGATATGGCGGCGTGGTGGGCCGATCTGGCCGAACAGGCCCGCTCTTACGGCGCTGAGCGGTTATTTGGGCATATCGATGCCACAGCCCTCAGTAGCAGGGTGAGCCTGCGGCCTTACGATATTGCGATGGCCGGTGGTGCGGTTGTGGTCAGTGTCGGGCCGTGGCCACCTCTTGGCGACGGGCCGCCGGCTCGCGGCGAAGCTGCCTGCTTCCTGCACGCTATTGTCGCTGGTCTCCTCGCCGAGGAAGTGAACGATACGGCGGCTGCGCAGGTCGTAGTTGCCGATCTGGGCTGGCCGACGGCACCGCGCGCGAACCTGTCTGGCTGGCAGGCCGATCAGGTGTTTGCTCAACCGGCCCACACGTTCCTTGCTGACGAAGAGGCTGCGGCAAGTGCGTTGCAAGAATCTCTCACAACCCTGGCGCGCGCTGGGGCAGCCGCGGTCTGGCTGGCCGGGATGGTTGATCCACCTGAGTCACAGTGGAACATCCCCCCATTCGACCGTAGTTGGATAGCACGCACCTGGGGACTGTGGACGGCAGACGGTCGGGAAAAGGCAGGATGGGAAGCACTCCGCGAGGCGATTCGCCAGCTGCCCGCAACGGCGAGATTGCCAGGATTCCCGATTGATCCGGAGCGCTTCTGGCGTGATCCGGCCAATGAATTACGACGCCTCTGGCGCGAATACCGCACCGAAACGCTGCCATCGTGATCTACAGAGAGGGTCGGTAATCGGCATAAGCGAGACTATACAACGGCAATTTACCGGGCAAACAGAAAGGGCAGGCGTTCGGCCTGCCCTTCCCTATGCACTGAACCCTGTTGCGGAGAAGCAACATACCCGACATCGTGCAGACGGTCGTGGCACGTCCGGGGCTACGCGCCGTTGGAGGTTTCAGGACGCCAGCCCAACTCGGCCAGCAGTGCCAGATCGGCTTTGGTCAGCACACCGGCAGCCGCCGCCCGCGCCAGCAGATCCGGACGACGGACCAGCGTGCGCCGTAACCGTTCGGCCCGTCGCCAGCGGGCAATTTCACCGTGGTGACCAGACAGAAGCACGGGTGGCACTGCCCGTCCCTCCCACACTGCCGGGCGCGTATAGTGCGGATATTCGAGCAAAAAATCGCTGTGACTCTCCTCGACAATCGACTCGCTATCGATCACACCGGGCACCAGCCGGGCCACAGCATCAACCACCACCATTGCCGCCAGCTCACCACCGGTAAGCACATAATCACCAATACTCAGCTCGCGGTCAATCAGCGTCTCGCGTACTCGTTCATCGATCCCTTCATAGTGTCCACACACCAGGAGCAACCGCGGCAAGGTAGCCAGTTCGCGCACAATCTGTTGCGTTAGCAGTTCACCGTCAGGGGTTAGCAAAATGGTCACCCCAGGTCGCTCATCAGCAGCCCGCACTGCCCGAATCGCCGCCGCCAGCGGCTCCGCCTTCATTACCATGCCGGCGCCGCCACCGTATGGCGTATCGTCAGCCGTCCGATGACGATCCGTCGTCCATTGTCGAATATCGTGCAAGTGAATCTCAATTCGCCCGGCCTGTTGGGCACGCTTGAGAATACTCTCTGTCAACGGCCCCTGAAACATGGCCGGAAAGAGGGTCAAAATATCAAACCGCATGGGAACTACGCCTCAACACTGCGCAGATACTGGTCGAAGAACTCAACCACGCGCCGACAATAGCCAACCCGATCAACAAAATAACCGCCACAGTGTTCAGCTCCGGGTATTTCCCACACCAACCGCGGTTCACGAGCTGCTGCATACAACTGACGAACATGGCAGACGGGGACAAGTGAATCATCAACACCGTGGATCAGGAAGACAGGACGAGGGGCGATCTGACCAATCGCGTCAATTGGGCGGGCCTGACTGAAACGATAGCCATGGCGCCAGGCAACAATGATGTCGGCCAGATGTACCAGCGGGCGGAGCGGAACGCGCAGCACCTTTTCGACCGCATCGGCAACCACCTCATCACCGGTAGTAAACGAACTGTCGGCAACCAGCGCTCTCACCGATTGATCGCGTGCTGTCGCCAGAATCCCGACAGCAGCGCCCATGGAATAGCCGATAACGCCAATTGCTGCTTCTGGCATTCGCTGCCGCACATACTGTAGCGCGGCCAGCAGATCATCAACTTCACGACTAACGAGCGTTTGCGGCCAGGGATCAGACTCACCGCGCCCTCGATAGTCGAACAGTAAGACATTATAACCGGCCCGCCAGCAATAGCTACCAATACCGAGTAACTCATCTTTGCGTCCAGCATGGCCATGACTACCGACAATCACGGCGTTTGTCTCTGGACGCGGCAACCACCAGCCAACCAGACGCAAGCCATCACTACTGCGAAATTCAACGGTTTCGTAAGGAACCTCAAGCTCCCACGGGGTAAAGGTATAGCTATCAAGGTAGGTTCGACGCGGCGACGGACTGACGCGAAGGCTAACGTAGTAAGCCGTGATACCTCCCAACAAACTGAAAGCGCCAGCCAGCGCCATCGGTAATAGACTCCAGCCAGGTTTGACAGCCATAGCACTCCCCTATTCATTCCTGACAAACTCAAACTTTGTGGTACTTTGCGGCTCTAGCAGCACATGGATTTCGTACAAACCATCAGCATGCCGACCCTGAAAGGGCAAACCTAATCCCATCGCCAACCGGATCATAGGGGTATTATCGGCATGGGTTAAAAAGATCAGGCGTTCAAGCCCGGCGGCCCGTGCTTCGGCCAAAAGTAATGCTAACAGCTTACGCCCAACCCCTGTTCCCTGATAATCGTCACGCACCAGAATGGATGCTTCTGCAACCTTCGGGTTGTGCGGTAGACGGGCAAAACGGGCCACGGCAATTGCCTCTTCTGACCCTTGCTCATCAGCAAGCGCAACCAGTGCTGCTTCGCGGCGCGGATTGATCGCTGCCAGCCGCTTTGCTGATTTGTGCACCAGTTCTGGAGAAGCATGCTCGGCGGCAATGAAGAAGCGGCGGTAGATCGTCTCAGGGGAGAGGCGATAAAACATACGCTCGAGGAGCACTGCATCGCTGGCAGCAAGGCTTCGCACTCGCAATGTGCGCCCATCACGGGTAGTAATGGTTGTCGGGATGTCCTGACATACCGGTTGATCGTTCATTATGTCCTCTAACATCTCTCTTTAATAGCGGATGTTCGACAGAGCATGGCAGGCGAAATATTCCAAAAAACCCGGCACCAGCAAGTGCGTTCCATTGCAATCACACCGATACGGTGCTACACAGGTATTGTAGCATGAGAATGAAACGGACGTGAACATAAATAACGCAGTGCGTTATACCTGTATGATATGATGGTGAGGTGAAATACACATTATTACGTCAGATGAGGAACACGCTTGGAAGAGCTTATTGCCATTGTCGGACCGACCGCTGTCGGTAAGACAGAGCTGGCTGTCGCCTGGGCCAGACGTATCAACGGCGAGATTGTGTCTGCCGACTCACGGCAAATCTATCGCTGGATGGACATCGGTACTGCCAAGCCATCGCCTGAAGAGCAGGCCCAGGCGCCGCACCACCTGATCGACATTCGTGATCCCGATCAACCGTTTTCACTGGCCGAGTTTTGCGATCTGGCCACGGCAGCAATCGCCGACATTCGTGGCCGGGGGCGCATCCCACTTCTGGTTGGCGGTACCGGTCAATACCTGGCAGCCTTCCTGGAAGGCTGGCAGGTACCACGTGTGGCGCCACAACCTGACCTGCGTGCCGAACTTGAACTCATTGCCGCTCGTGAAGGTCCGGCAGTGCTCCACGCACGTCTGGCCGCCGTCGATCCGGTGGCAGCATCACGCATTCCCCCTACGAATGTTCGGCGTGTGGTACGAGCGCTGGAAGTGTACCTTGTCAGCGGTGAACCGATTTCGCGTCTGCAAGAGCGAAAAGAGCCTCCTTTTCGCCCACGCACCATCTGGCTCCATCGGCCACGCGCCGAATTGTATGCCCGTGCCGATGCGCGGATTGAACGTATGATCGCTGCCGGTCTGGTCGAGGAAGTTGCCGGTCTGCTGGCCCGTGGCTACGACTGGTCGCTTCCGGCAATGTCGAGTCTCGGTTATATTCAGTTTCGACCATATTTTACCGGTGAAGCCGATCTACCGACCTGTATCGAGCGGCTACGCTTCGACACCCATGCCTTCATCCGCCGCCAGGAGATGTGGTTTCGGCGTCTGCCCAATCTTGAAATCTGGACTCCTGATCATCCGTCCTGGCGTGAGATCACGGCTTGAGCGACGTGGTACTCGCGCAGCACATGTTCAATAAAACGTTCTGGATCGCCAGAACCCGATGGCAAAGCCAGCCGCTGCCGGAGAACAGCCGCCAGATGAGCAGCCAGATCGCTTCGCGCCTCGGTCTGTAACTCATCGCGCCGTTGTAAAAATTCAAGCAACAGCGCCAGGTCGGCAGCAGTCAGTCGTTCAACATTCGGGACAAGTGGGGTAGGTGGGGCATCGGGCGCTCGCGGTGGCAATTGGACAACAACCGGCTGCATCACCCGCTCAAGCGTCAATGGCATCGCTTCGTGAACAACGACCGTGCCGGCGGTTAGATCACCTAACCGCCGATGGTAGCGATCAACAAACATCGTTACCAGACCAATCCCATAGAGCAGAGGCAGAAAATCAATTGCCCGCATCAAATTCCGCACTACGATGGCACCAATATCAACCGGACGCCCACCCTCACGCAAGACGCGCAGCCGTAGTAACCGCTTCCCCGGTGTCTGACCATTCCAGATCCATTCAAAGAAGACAAAGTATCCCCAATTCACAACAAACGCCAGAATCGCCAGCAGGGCCAGGATCACATCCTGGTTAGCGCTACTCGTACCCTCATTTGCAGCAATCATAACCAGACTGGTCGCCAGCAACGTTATGATGATGACATAATCCACAACCGCTGCCAGACTACGGCTGGCCAATCCGGCAGCCGTGTAGACGACCTGCACACCTTCTGGTGTCACCACCAGATACGGCTCACGCCATGAGGGTGTCGCGTTCATTGCGCTGTATCGGGTAACTCAGCATCGTCGGGTGGTGCCGAAACCAGTTCAGTCTTGTGTTCTGCCTCTAAATGGCGCATATCATTAACCGTCTTCACCCGCCAGTGCTTATAGCCGATTTCCAGGATGGTGATGGAAGTATTGCCAATATGATCGTAGTGACCAAAGCCGACACCATCAAAATTTTCGGCATGGGCAAGCAAGACCCGAATACAACCCCCGTGCGTCACAAATGCCAGTGTCTGCCCACGATGCTGCGCCACCATTGCCTCAACGGCTGTAACGACCCGCTGCCGGACGGCGGCCACCGTTTCTCCACCACCGCGTGGGATGTCGTGGCCCCGGATCATCTGCTCCCAATCATCAGCAAAGCGGGCACGCACCTCTGCCGTCGTTAACCCGCTCCAGGCCCCAACATCAATTTCGCGCAATGCCGGCAAGAGCTGCACCGGTACGCGCAAGGCTGCGCCTATCTCCCACGCCGTCTGATACGCTCTGGCGAGATCACTGCTGTAAATAGCGCTAAACGTCACACCTTCATTGGCCAGCCGCCGCGCCAGCAAGCGTGCCTGCTGATAACCAATCTCATTGAGCGGAACATCAGCGTGTCCCTGCCAGCGTCCCTGCATATTCCAATCGGTTTCACCGTGACGGATCAGGTAAACAATTGTCATGCTCTTCCTCGTGAACAATCTCCACACCTGTTACTATGGTAACACATACCAATAACCAGGATTATGAACAGTTTCCCCTACCTGTAGCAGTTGCAACCATGCCCGGCAGCGACTGCTATAACAGTTGCAGCATGAACGCCATCTGCGCCTATCTGCCATTGGTAAGAGTAGGTGCAGTCAATGCCGCCACCTGATCTGCTCCCTGCGGAAATGCCCTGAGGTCAACAGCCTCTGGTGAAAATGGTACAATGCCGGCGTTGACCTTCGTTCAATGTTGTATGACCGGCAAGTAATCACCGGCATAACGATATAGACACGCCGCGTGTCAGAGGAAAACGCATGGAGACCCAACAGCCCGAAACGTTTACAGAGCAGGAAATCGAGCTGCTTCAGCCATTTGTAACCAATGTAGATCGCCCCATCTTCTGTCTGCGCAACCTACCGGAAGTAGTGAAAGGTGCCCTCTTTGCCCGCTACAGTCGCAGTAGCAAAAGTCTGCGGCGGCTCTTGCTCGACGAGTTTATCAACGAACCAGAGTCTGGCTTTTCCGCCATGGTATCAGCCCAGGATCACAATCCAGCAGCACAACTGATCGCTACCCGTCAGGCAGAGGCGTTCTACGACCGGGTGCTCATCGGGTACGGTGACGACTCGGTGGCTGAACTTGGCGGGGCACATCTGGCGTGTGAGGGGGTGAGCAACATTGCCGCCAAACTGCTCGAAGATAGCCGGCTCGGTATCTCACCGCTTGAGAAATCAACCCGCTACGTTCGCTTTGATCGCAAAGGACCGGACGGTTATCCCTACCTGCGCGAACCGGCCATCATGGCATCGCCATTGGCCGACCGCTATGTCGCGGTGATGGATCATCTCTTCACGACCTACAGTGAATTGCTGGAACCTGTTCAGGCGTGGCTCCAACAACAGTACCCGCGTGACGAGGCAACAACCCCGCGTGCGTATCGCAATACTATTCAGGCCAAAGCGCTTGATCTGTTGCGCGGACTCTTGCCGATGGCAACCCAAACCAATGTCGGCTTATTCGGCAATGGCCGGGCTTTTGAGTATCTGATCATCAAGCTGGCTGCCTCACCATTTGCCGAAGCGCAGGCGCTGAGCAAGATGATTCAGGCCGAACTGGATCAGGTCATTCCATCGTTTGTCAAGCGTGCCCGCTCTGACCGTGGGCAGGCGTATGCCGACTATCTTGCGACGACGCGGGAGCAGGTGGCAGCGCTGGCCCATCAGATACCGGTCGAAGCCGATTCCACCACGCCGGTGACCGTCACGCTGGTTGATTACGATCCGCGTGCCGAATGGAAACTCGCCGCAGCCATCCTCTATCCCCACCTCGATCTGCCATTGCCTGCTATCGAAGAGCTGGTCGCAGCTATGCCGGAAGCAGAACGCCATGCCCTGATCAACGCCGCTGTCGGTGATCGGGCCAACCGCTTCCATCGTCCCGGTCGGGCATTCGAGGAGCCGTACTACACCTTCGACATCCTGGCCGACATCGGGGCGTATCGCGATCTGCAACGGCACCGCGTCCTCACCCAGGAACGCCAGCGCTTCACCGTGCGTCATGGCTACGTCACGCCACCAGAACTGGAGGAGATCGGGGTTGCCGACCGGTACCGAACGGCGCTCGAACAGGCTGCCGACCTGGTCACGGCGCTTGAGGCCACGCTCCCCAACGAAGCGCAGTATGCAGTACCGCTTGCCTTTCGGGTGCGCTGGCGGATCAAACTCAACCTGCGTGAAGCCTACCACCTGATTGAACTCCGCAGCGCCCGGCAAGGCCACCCCAGCTACCGCCAGATCGCACAGCTCATGTTTCGCGAGATCAGCGCCGTCCATCCCTTCCTGGCGGCTGGAATGCGCTTTGTTGATCACAATGAATACGACCTGGAACGTCTCGCCGCCGAACAACGGATTGATCAAAAGCGGCAGCAGGTGGGGAGGTGAGGCCGGCGCATCGCTAACCTTGCAATCAACACAAAAGCCTGATGTCGTGACGACATCAGGCTTTACTGGTGAGCCGGGTGGGGATCGAACCCACGACCCTCTGATTAAAAGTCAGGTGCTCTACCTCTGAGCTACCGGCCCGCCAGAAGTAGTATAGCCGAGTCTGGCGTTAGCGTCAAATGCATGCGCTTAATTCTCGACTCGATGAAACGCTTCGGCCAGTGGGAGACCAAACTCTTGTCCCCGCTCGGCAGCCCACTGCCGTACCCGCCCGGCCAGTTCGGTCTGATCGGTGCCCAACTGCGAGACATGGCAGCGCAACGCAGCCAGTTTCTGCTCGATGGTAGCGCTGATGTCTACCGCAAAGTTTAACACCGGTGCGCCGGTAATATAGACTTCACGCACCTTGCTCGGTGGATAGCCTTCGGCCAGTAATTCGGGAAAATCCCAGCCGTTCTGCGCTGCTGGATAGACCGCCGCCAGAGTCGCGTTAGCGGCTGCCAGATGATCGGGATGAAAGCGCGGAATTGAATATTGTGGTGTCCACACCCGGTCTGGCGACTGACAGACGACGCGCTGCGCCCGGATACGCCTGATCTGACGCACAATATCACGCCGCAACTCAAGCGTCGGTTGCAGCATACCGTCGGGGTAATCGAGAAAGATCACCTCTTTCAGGCCGAGAATCTTCGCCGCCGCCTGCTGCTCAGCCTTGCGTATCTCGCTGATCCGTCGTCGGGCCGCCGGACCAACATCGGTGGCATCATCGGGGCCACCACCACTGCCATCGGTACAAACCACCAGGGTAATTTCCCAGCCCTCCGCCGCCCACGCTGCCAGCGTGCCACCACAACCAAATTCGGCGTCGTCAGGATGGGCAACAACGACTAATGCTGTTTTTGGTTCGCTCTGTGTTTGCTGCATGGTAACTCCTTATCAGGTTGTTGTGCTGATAAGTAGCATACCATGACTCTTGCTACATCACGATAACCGATGTCAGTAGCCAACAACGTGGGTGGCACTGTTAACTTGCAACAACGCCACCCAGATCAATTATTCACTCGCCCGCCGTACCTCAGCAGCGGCTGCCCGCACCCGTGCCAGCGGGTCACTCGGCGGGGCTGGTGCCGGCGAATTGAGGGTCTGCTCTACGACTTTCCCAATATCGGTCAACCACTGACTGAAACGCTCCATCGATTGCCAGGGATTAATGATCCGTCCCAATCCAATTGTCGCAATCGCGTTCAACATATTCCACGGGTAGCCGACCAGTTGATCGATACTCTGCTGCGTCAGATTGGTGATCAGCGAACTGACATTCGTTGCCACGCTGGAGCCGGCAGGTGGGTTGATAGCAGCAAACGCCTGGAGCCGCAATTCCTCGGCGTTGGTAATCACCGCAATCGGCCCTTTGCCGCGTACTGACGCCTGGCAACCGAGACGCCATCCTTCCTGGAGACGTGCATCTGGCAGCCAGTTCTTCTCCCGATCATTCGGTGGGCTGAGAAACTCAGCCCCTGCCAGCACCCGCACCTTGCAGGTCTGACAAAAACCGGTGCCATCACAGACGAACCCGATGTGCGCACTGTTGCGACGTGCAATGTCGAGAATGCGTTCACCGGGACGGGCCGTCATTTCGACATCGTTCACGATGACTGTCGCCATACCTGTTCTCCTTTAGCAAAAAGTGTGTATATTCATTGTAACGCGATTTTGGCTTAATATAGTGGTATGATACCTATACGAGTGGAAATACTATACGGTGCCGTGTGGCATTGTTGCCTGATGACCGGTGCGCTACAACCGACCATCTGATAGGATCATCTTTGCTCAATATGGTGTCATCGACAACTCAGCGGACAGATGTTGTCCGTGTTGAACAATACACTGCCTCTGGCGAGTCTTTATCGTCTGCGCTGGCCGACCTGACCTGGCTCAACACTGCCGACATGTTGCGTGGTTTTGGTATCAGCAAACCACCGTGGTTGTATGGGCTGTCTACCGTGCTGGCCCGCCCACCGGCCCTACGCTTTGCTCGCCAGTTACTGACATTCGATGCACTGGTTGGGCAGGCTGGATTACCGGCTGGTTGCGCCTGGATCTGCTCACTTTTTGCACCTGGCCTGGACATCGTAGGCCCACAACCACCCGCCCAGGGGCCATTACTCATCGTTGCCAACCATCCTGGCCTCCTCGACGCTGCGGCACTCATCACTGCGCTCAACCGGAATGATCTCAAAATCATCGCCATCGCCCGCCCGCTGTTGCGTACACTTCCCAATACCGCAGCAGCAATCATCCCCATCGGTACTACCCCTCAACACCGGATGAATGCCCTGCGAACTGCTTTACGTCATTTGCAGCAGGGTGGTGCTGTTTTGACGTTTCCTGCCGGACGGATTGAACCCGATCCGGCTCACGATGACACTGCCAGTGCCAGCCTGGAAGACTGGTCGTCCAGTCTTGATCTCTTTGGCCGGATCGCCGGTGGCGTACCGGTCGTGACTGCAATTGTCAGTAATGTTCTTGCCGAGGCAGCTCTGCATCACCCGCTGACCTTGCTGCATCGTAATCCAGAAGACCGGCGCTGGCTGGCAGCCATTCTTCAGGTGTTATGGCCCCATCTGGCGACCACACCGGTGCGCATTCAATTCAGCGCTCCCTGCAGGGCCGACCATCAGATGCGTGCAACCGTCCTTCACACTGCCCGGCAATCTATCTACCAGGCTCGCGCCGCGCAAAGGAGAACACCGTGAGTCGGCACCATGTCATCGTCGCCGGTTCTGTGCTGGTCGATATGCTAGGGTACGGCCTGATCATGCCGTTGTTGCCTTTTATCGTCAAAACCTGGGTGAGCGACGCCACAGTGATCGGTTTGCTTGGCTCGTTGTATGCAGCGATGCAATTACTGGCAGCACCACTCCTGGGCACCCTCTCTGACCGCATCGGACGCCGATCTGTCTTACTGATCTGCCTGTTTGGTTCAGCGGTAGCCTACCTCGGTCTGGCGCTGGCCGGCTCACTGCCGCTGGTCATCCTGGCTATCGCGCTGGGTGGCGCAGCCGGATCGAGCATGCCGGTAGCGCAGGCCTATATCGCCGATACCACCACCGCAGAGCGACGCGCACAAGGATTTGGGTTGCTGGGGGCAGCCTTCGGCCTGGGACTAATCGGCGGTTCGGCCATCGCGGGTTGCTGAGTCAGTATGGATTAGCGCTACCACCTGCGGTAGCGGCGACGATTGCCTTCCTTAATGCACTCTGGGCAACCATCGCCCTGCCCGAAACCCTGCCACCCAATCGGCGACGCATCCAACCGGTGCGGCTGACAAACCCCTTTGCAGCAGCCGTGACCGTTCTGACCCTGCCGCAGATACGTCCGCTCCTTGGCGCAGTTGTCATCCTCAACATCGCCTTCGCCGGGTTACAGAACAACGTTGCCTACTTCACCATGACCCGCTTTGGCTGGGGACCGGAACAAAATGCCGTCCTCTTCGTATTCGTTGGTCTGTGCGCCGTGGTTACCCAGGGCGTCCTGCTCAGGATACTGCAACCGTTGCTCGGTGAGAGGCACCTTGCCGGTGGCGGACTGGGCTTGATGGCTCTCGGCTTTGCCCTCGTGGGGCTGGTGCACAATGAAAGCTGGCGACTCTTTCCCATTGCTGCCATGTTTGCAACCGGCATGGGATTAGCAGTTCCCGCCCTGACGAGCCTGATCTCGCTCCGGGCCGGTGATCGTCGCCAGGGAGCCATTCTCGGCGGTATGCAGACCCTGATCAGCATCGCACTGGTGATCGGCCCATTGAGCTTCGGTTTCATCTTCGACCAGATCGGCCCCGATGCTCCCTATCTGATTGGGAGCTTGATGCTGCTCGGTGCATGGCTGATAACGGTACTAACCTTCGTGCAACCAACGCCGGTTACCACCGGTTCATTGCATCCAGTTGAAGACTCAGAGGCTTAGATATGACAACGTTCTTTCCCATCACCCGTGCTGCTATGGCTGACTTACCAACCCGCTTCGGTCACTTTCAGATTGTGGTCTATCTCGACGCAGAGCAGAAAGAACAGATAGCGTTGACCTGCGGCCAGCTACACACACCGGAACCGGTTCTGACTCGTCTCCATTCCGAATGTTTGA
This genomic window from Chloroflexus aurantiacus J-10-fl contains:
- a CDS encoding FAD-dependent thymidylate synthase, which produces METQQPETFTEQEIELLQPFVTNVDRPIFCLRNLPEVVKGALFARYSRSSKSLRRLLLDEFINEPESGFSAMVSAQDHNPAAQLIATRQAEAFYDRVLIGYGDDSVAELGGAHLACEGVSNIAAKLLEDSRLGISPLEKSTRYVRFDRKGPDGYPYLREPAIMASPLADRYVAVMDHLFTTYSELLEPVQAWLQQQYPRDEATTPRAYRNTIQAKALDLLRGLLPMATQTNVGLFGNGRAFEYLIIKLAASPFAEAQALSKMIQAELDQVIPSFVKRARSDRGQAYADYLATTREQVAALAHQIPVEADSTTPVTVTLVDYDPRAEWKLAAAILYPHLDLPLPAIEELVAAMPEAERHALINAAVGDRANRFHRPGRAFEEPYYTFDILADIGAYRDLQRHRVLTQERQRFTVRHGYVTPPELEEIGVADRYRTALEQAADLVTALEATLPNEAQYAVPLAFRVRWRIKLNLREAYHLIELRSARQGHPSYRQIAQLMFREISAVHPFLAAGMRFVDHNEYDLERLAAEQRIDQKRQQVGR
- a CDS encoding PIG-L deacetylase family protein, with translation MQQTQSEPKTALVVVAHPDDAEFGCGGTLAAWAAEGWEITLVVCTDGSGGGPDDATDVGPAARRRISEIRKAEQQAAAKILGLKEVIFLDYPDGMLQPTLELRRDIVRQIRRIRAQRVVCQSPDRVWTPQYSIPRFHPDHLAAANATLAAVYPAAQNGWDFPELLAEGYPPSKVREVYITGAPVLNFAVDISATIEQKLAALRCHVSQLGTDQTELAGRVRQWAAERGQEFGLPLAEAFHRVEN
- a CDS encoding 2Fe-2S iron-sulfur cluster-binding protein; the encoded protein is MATVIVNDVEMTARPGERILDIARRNSAHIGFVCDGTGFCQTCKVRVLAGAEFLSPPNDREKNWLPDARLQEGWRLGCQASVRGKGPIAVITNAEELRLQAFAAINPPAGSSVATNVSSLITNLTQQSIDQLVGYPWNMLNAIATIGLGRIINPWQSMERFSQWLTDIGKVVEQTLNSPAPAPPSDPLARVRAAAAEVRRASE
- a CDS encoding 1-acyl-sn-glycerol-3-phosphate acyltransferase, encoding MVSSTTQRTDVVRVEQYTASGESLSSALADLTWLNTADMLRGFGISKPPWLYGLSTVLARPPALRFARQLLTFDALVGQAGLPAGCAWICSLFAPGLDIVGPQPPAQGPLLIVANHPGLLDAAALITALNRNDLKIIAIARPLLRTLPNTAAAIIPIGTTPQHRMNALRTALRHLQQGGAVLTFPAGRIEPDPAHDDTASASLEDWSSSLDLFGRIAGGVPVVTAIVSNVLAEAALHHPLTLLHRNPEDRRWLAAILQVLWPHLATTPVRIQFSAPCRADHQMRATVLHTARQSIYQARAAQRRTP
- a CDS encoding MFS transporter produces the protein MSRHHVIVAGSVLVDMLGYGLIMPLLPFIVKTWVSDATVIGLLGSLYAAMQLLAAPLLGTLSDRIGRRSVLLICLFGSAVAYLGLALAGSLPLVILAIALGGAAGSSMPVAQAYIADTTTAERRAQGFGLLGAAFGLGLIGGSAIAGC
- a CDS encoding MFS transporter, whose protein sequence is MLSQYGLALPPAVAATIAFLNALWATIALPETLPPNRRRIQPVRLTNPFAAAVTVLTLPQIRPLLGAVVILNIAFAGLQNNVAYFTMTRFGWGPEQNAVLFVFVGLCAVVTQGVLLRILQPLLGERHLAGGGLGLMALGFALVGLVHNESWRLFPIAAMFATGMGLAVPALTSLISLRAGDRRQGAILGGMQTLISIALVIGPLSFGFIFDQIGPDAPYLIGSLMLLGAWLITVLTFVQPTPVTTGSLHPVEDSEA